The following proteins are co-located in the Streptomyces sp. DT2A-34 genome:
- a CDS encoding recombinase family protein — protein MERDDLPTLRALGFKDEELRALGLWEPATGDPASLADAYIRRSKKRDDLATLRAHVRDVCRAAAADGVRIRRIWFEQLSASKAYVRREEFDNCIRAVLVGLSKALYVWKTDRLSRRGMGQVGLLLDDFDKRSARLVSVTEGLDSSKGSRMVFAILSERAREEAKDIALRTKAGGDAHKREGRWPGGVVPYGLRCPKGTGKLEHDPAEYPTARRIAEALLDGKTPAAIAEELNSKRVRTRKGKQWRAQTVIHLAQSPSWAGLVPVRERAVKVYEDGTRETLDKWHRGGTPLMGPDGHPIQCGQGVVTFAEREAILAKFAARSRPGTAIGDRTRGKRKAATILTGVLRCPRCKGPMGNGGRNYRCLARINQGPSVCKGIATLRERADEAVAVLWINHVLALPPESPTIHAIARRWLSYNDPAKETRKRGVSAALDNAAARELRLQKEFFIGGSMAEAQYESLRAELSAQIAGLKAELAELSQEADLTPLMDPFSLAEMWEDAGIDGQRALLQAALKRVTLSAPKSVGDRTPILDRLEPEWHDDSMNPAVEAAWDGWEARRSQPAV, from the coding sequence ATGGAACGGGACGACCTACCCACCCTGCGCGCGCTGGGGTTCAAGGACGAAGAGCTTCGCGCGCTCGGACTCTGGGAGCCAGCAACCGGCGACCCTGCCTCGCTGGCAGACGCCTATATCCGGCGCAGTAAGAAGCGCGACGACCTTGCCACCCTCCGGGCCCATGTCCGGGATGTCTGCCGGGCTGCCGCCGCTGACGGCGTGCGCATTCGGCGAATCTGGTTCGAGCAGCTCAGCGCGAGCAAGGCGTATGTTCGGCGTGAGGAGTTCGACAACTGCATTCGTGCTGTGCTGGTCGGGCTCTCCAAGGCTCTCTATGTCTGGAAAACCGACCGGCTTTCGCGCCGAGGCATGGGCCAGGTGGGTCTGTTGCTCGACGATTTCGATAAGCGGTCTGCGCGACTGGTCAGCGTGACTGAGGGACTGGATTCATCCAAGGGTTCGCGCATGGTGTTCGCCATTCTCAGTGAGCGCGCTCGGGAAGAAGCCAAGGACATTGCGCTTCGGACGAAGGCAGGTGGCGACGCGCACAAGCGTGAGGGACGTTGGCCAGGGGGAGTGGTGCCCTACGGTCTGCGCTGCCCCAAGGGAACGGGGAAGCTGGAGCACGATCCCGCCGAATATCCGACTGCCCGCCGTATCGCTGAGGCGTTGTTGGACGGTAAAACCCCAGCGGCCATCGCGGAGGAACTCAACAGTAAGCGGGTACGCACCCGTAAGGGCAAGCAATGGCGCGCACAGACCGTAATTCACCTGGCGCAGTCGCCGAGTTGGGCGGGCCTCGTCCCTGTACGCGAGCGCGCTGTAAAGGTCTACGAGGATGGAACCCGTGAAACGCTGGACAAGTGGCACCGTGGCGGCACTCCGCTGATGGGGCCGGACGGGCACCCAATCCAGTGCGGGCAGGGTGTTGTTACCTTCGCCGAGCGTGAGGCAATTCTGGCTAAGTTCGCAGCGCGCAGTCGTCCCGGCACAGCGATTGGCGACCGGACGCGCGGTAAGCGCAAGGCAGCGACGATACTTACGGGCGTTCTGCGCTGTCCGCGCTGTAAGGGGCCGATGGGGAATGGCGGGCGCAACTACCGCTGTCTGGCCCGTATCAATCAGGGGCCGTCCGTGTGCAAGGGAATTGCCACCCTGCGCGAGCGCGCTGACGAAGCGGTTGCCGTTCTGTGGATCAACCACGTGCTTGCGCTGCCGCCCGAGTCTCCGACCATCCACGCTATTGCCCGCCGCTGGCTGTCGTACAACGACCCTGCCAAGGAAACTCGGAAGCGTGGCGTAAGTGCAGCACTGGACAATGCGGCAGCGCGTGAGCTTCGCCTGCAAAAGGAGTTCTTCATCGGCGGGAGCATGGCCGAGGCGCAGTACGAATCGCTTCGCGCTGAGCTGTCCGCGCAGATTGCAGGGCTGAAAGCCGAGTTGGCCGAGCTGTCACAAGAGGCAGACCTCACCCCGCTGATGGATCCCTTCTCGCTGGCAGAGATGTGGGAGGACGCCGGAATCGACGGACAGCGCGCGCTACTGCAAGCTGCACTGAAGCGCGTCACCCTGTCGGCGCCGAAATCCGTGGGGGACCGTACGCCCATTCTCGATCGGCTAGAGCCCGAATGGCACGACGACAGCATGAACCCAGCGGTAGAGGCCGCGTGGGATGGCTGGGAAGCTCGGCGCTCGCAACCCGCAGTCTGA
- a CDS encoding phage/plasmid primase, P4 family gives MNFDEDYWTKQRARLDVSDEVRHVHFAKFVADHCADRLKHVENVGWYRWNGVVWEATGNDGAAMQAITDAVAVLAQRIVDAPGDTSWASAAMSKMLVNFQRRAIVAEMSVLREFRVNVDEIDAARHLLSFRNGTVDLRTGEMREHNPADMLTQCARVAYRPEASAPRWLQFVDEVFPGDSELQRYYQTFLGYAITGEVREHALGVWWGAHGRNGKGTTVRTMQAVFGHDIVREVEFSIFENVRGQAPHTEHIAGMRGARMVVAQEGNQGTPMNTALLKNLSGGDRVSTRHLMGRTFSYEPTFTIVLATNHLPEFSSGGAALWARTKAILFGQSFADRRDPELEPTIQGPEAEGVAAWIVAGAVRYYAEGLHDPLSVIAATEHHKDSVDPLKDLVGELFDYDENGSVQRSTFNRELKEWRETNGDKSAKYSPSSVKRHLIDSGKVEEYRNKTEGWKYRGIRLMSDPQGSAPGIFDRADSA, from the coding sequence ATGAATTTCGATGAGGACTACTGGACCAAGCAGCGCGCCCGGCTCGATGTCAGCGACGAAGTAAGGCACGTGCACTTCGCCAAGTTCGTTGCAGATCATTGCGCCGACCGGCTGAAGCACGTGGAAAACGTCGGCTGGTACCGCTGGAATGGTGTTGTCTGGGAAGCGACCGGCAACGATGGCGCCGCAATGCAGGCCATTACAGACGCCGTTGCTGTACTGGCTCAGCGCATAGTCGATGCTCCGGGCGACACTTCGTGGGCCTCCGCTGCCATGTCCAAGATGCTAGTCAACTTCCAACGGCGCGCGATCGTCGCTGAAATGAGCGTGCTGCGCGAGTTCCGTGTGAACGTGGATGAAATCGACGCAGCCCGCCATCTGCTGAGCTTCCGCAACGGCACGGTAGACCTGCGCACGGGCGAAATGCGCGAGCACAATCCAGCGGACATGCTGACCCAGTGCGCCCGAGTGGCGTATCGCCCGGAGGCTTCCGCACCTCGCTGGCTGCAATTCGTTGACGAAGTCTTCCCGGGCGACAGCGAACTACAGCGGTACTACCAAACCTTCCTGGGCTACGCGATTACCGGCGAAGTGCGCGAGCATGCCCTAGGGGTTTGGTGGGGCGCACATGGGCGCAATGGCAAGGGCACCACGGTGCGCACCATGCAAGCCGTATTCGGCCATGACATCGTGCGGGAAGTCGAGTTCAGCATCTTCGAGAATGTGCGCGGGCAGGCACCTCACACTGAGCACATCGCCGGAATGAGAGGCGCCCGAATGGTTGTCGCGCAGGAAGGTAACCAGGGCACCCCGATGAACACGGCGCTACTCAAGAACCTCAGCGGAGGAGACCGAGTCAGCACGCGCCATCTGATGGGCCGTACGTTCTCGTATGAGCCGACATTCACCATCGTGCTGGCCACTAACCATCTGCCTGAGTTCTCGTCCGGCGGAGCAGCGCTGTGGGCCCGTACGAAGGCAATTCTGTTCGGACAGAGCTTCGCTGATCGGCGCGACCCGGAGCTAGAACCCACCATTCAGGGGCCGGAGGCTGAGGGCGTGGCAGCGTGGATCGTGGCTGGCGCCGTCCGGTACTACGCCGAAGGGCTACACGACCCGCTGAGCGTCATTGCTGCGACCGAACACCACAAGGACTCTGTAGACCCGCTGAAGGACCTTGTGGGCGAACTCTTCGACTATGACGAGAACGGCTCTGTCCAGCGCTCCACGTTCAACCGTGAGTTGAAGGAATGGCGCGAGACGAACGGCGACAAGTCGGCGAAGTACAGCCCGAGTAGCGTGAAGCGGCATCTAATCGACAGCGGGAAGGTCGAGGAGTACCGGAACAAAACCGAGGGCTGGAAGTACCGGGGGATTCGCCTGATGAGTGACCCCCAGGGTTCCGCCCCGGGCATCTTCGACCGCGCAGATTCCGCCTGA